In one window of uncultured Fusobacterium sp. DNA:
- a CDS encoding OmpA family protein: MKYKVKEEDEEFNYWLSIGDLMAGALIIFILLFVLQILNVNKKLAEKEELLNNLGDMEKRLEELTYREELIASKSSSLERILGMKQAIVTLILEKFRDENLKIDIDEKTGNIKLDDKILFNLGSDELKPEGKKFLSEFIPKYAEIFLGDKSIRKYVSQIVIEGHTDDLGSYLYNLDLSQRRALNVVKFIYSDEMPEFKWKKELQKIITANGRSKMVLVKDKNGKVIRSKSRRVEFQFRLDDEKANQEIRNILKSSVR; the protein is encoded by the coding sequence ATGAAATATAAAGTAAAAGAGGAAGATGAAGAGTTTAATTATTGGTTATCAATAGGAGACTTAATGGCAGGAGCATTAATTATATTTATTTTATTATTTGTTTTACAAATATTAAATGTAAATAAAAAATTAGCGGAGAAAGAAGAGCTATTGAATAATTTAGGGGATATGGAAAAAAGATTAGAGGAGTTAACATATAGAGAAGAATTAATAGCCAGTAAAAGTTCTAGTTTAGAAAGAATACTAGGAATGAAACAAGCTATTGTAACTCTAATTCTGGAAAAATTTAGAGATGAGAACTTGAAAATTGATATTGATGAAAAAACTGGAAATATAAAATTAGATGATAAAATTTTATTTAATTTAGGAAGTGATGAATTAAAACCAGAAGGAAAAAAATTTTTAAGTGAATTTATTCCTAAATATGCTGAGATATTTTTAGGAGATAAAAGTATTAGGAAATATGTTAGTCAAATAGTTATTGAAGGGCATACTGATGATTTAGGAAGTTATTTATATAACTTAGATTTATCGCAAAGAAGAGCATTGAATGTAGTTAAATTTATTTATAGTGATGAGATGCCAGAGTTTAAATGGAAAAAGGAACTTCAAAAAATAATAACAGCTAATGGACGTAGTAAAATGGTTTTAGTCAAAGATAAAAATGGAAAGGTTATAAGAAGTAAAAGTAGAAGAGTGGAATTTCAATTTAGACTAGATGATGAAAAAGCTAATCAGGAAATAAGAAATATATTAAAAAGCAGTGTGAGATAA